Proteins from a single region of Palaemon carinicauda isolate YSFRI2023 chromosome 1, ASM3689809v2, whole genome shotgun sequence:
- the LOC137644106 gene encoding CCA tRNA nucleotidyltransferase 1, mitochondrial, which translates to MKLSSSQMDSVLRPEVRQLSDLFSKHGFEIRIAGGAVRDLLMGKAPHDLDFATTATPEEMKKMFEEEGVRMVNTGGEKHGTVTARLEEENFECTTLRIDVETDGRHAEVEFTKDWQLDANRRDLTINAMFLGLDGTVYDYFDGSKHLQEKVVTFVGDADKRIQEDYLRILRYFRFYGRIADSPDNHNVEVLESIKRNVEGLGKIAGERIWVEVQKIVTGRYGGELVIKMVECGVGPYIGFPETFNCDNLRRVYKQCEELNIPLSNVHHMTLLAAGFSSEEEFVSFVARIKCSKREREILLFVMEHRDMAMRAESFKEIQDLVVDVVIGEKRNKDIALSYVNELLKYAGKVDFQSQLNDWEIPKFPVNGNMISEKGVPRKKIKYAMSDLICEWKKSSFTLSSDELLNLLDISSYSS; encoded by the coding sequence ATGAAGTTGAGCAGCAGTCAGATGGACTCTGTTTTGAGGCCTGAAGTGAGACAATTGTCTGACCTTTTTTCGAAGCATGGCTTTGAAATTCGTATCGCAGGAGGTGCCGTACGAGATTTGTTGATGGGCAAGGCGCCGCATGATCTGGATTTTGCCACTACTGCTACTCCAGaagaaatgaagaaaatgtttGAAGAAGAAGGTGTGAGGATGGTGAACACAGGAGGGGAAAAGCACGGCACAGTGACAGCGCGTCTCGAGGAAGAAAATTTCGAGTGCACCACATTGAGGATTGATGTCGAAACCGATGGTCGCCACGCTGAAGTCGAATTCACGAAAGATTGGCAGTTAGATGCTAATAGAAGAGATTTAACAATCAATGCCATGTTTTTAGGTTTAGATGGGACAGTTTATGACTACTTTGATGGCAGTAAGCACCTACAAGAAAAGGTTGTCACTTTTGTCGGGGATGCTGACAAGCGTATCCAGGAGGATTACCTGAGGATATTGCGTTACTTTAGATTTTATGGACGTATTGCAGATAGTCCAGACAACCATAATGTGGAAGTTCTAGAAAGTATTAAAAGAAATGTTGAAGGTCTGGGGAAAATAGCAGGGGAAAGAATTTGGGTTGAAGTACAGAAGATAGTAACAGGGAGGTATGGAGGGGAACTTGTAATAAAGATGGTTGAATGTGGGGTAGGACCCTATATAGGATTCCCAGAAACATTCAACTGCGATAATTTAAGGAGAGTGTACAAACAATGTGAAGAACTAAATATCCCTTTATCAAATGTACATCATATGACTCTGTTAGCTGCTGGATTTTCAAGCGAAGAGGAATTTGTATCGTTTGTCGCCAGGATAAAATGTTCGAAGCGTGAAAGAGAAATATTATTGTTTGTAATGGAACATAGAGATATGGCAATGAGAGCTGAATCTTTCAAGGAGATCCAAGATCTTGTCGTTGATGTTGTGATCGGTGAGAAAAGAAACAAAGATATTGCTCTCTCTTATGTGAATGAGTTACTGAAATATGCCGGTAAGGTGGATTTCCAAAGCCAGTTGAATGATTGGGAAATTCCTAAATTTCCTGTGAATGGGAATATGATATCAGAAAAAGGTGTAccaaggaaaaagataaaatatgcTATGAGTGACCTAATATGTGAATGGAAAAAATCCAGTTTTACGCTAAGTAGTGATGAACTTTTGAATCTTTTAGATATATCATCTTATTCAAGTtag
- the LOC137638384 gene encoding uncharacterized protein has product MVKQQVHHEFQIEMFKILATEGEECMLDLLNAIREEEIKRKDCEESLMGFALKPRGNVMECSNYRGIKLTEHVLRVFGGYQMKDCKDGETALWTHERKRDYGCHLYSKPTTGKEARGKPEALLCFCRLKRLFIEFQEKFFRMVMVLNKRTRMKVITAVWETETFEVTVESHQRSALVPFLFVWIISVLREEIRNKE; this is encoded by the coding sequence ATGGTAAAACAACAGGTCCATCatgagtttcaaattgaaatgttcaagatactagctacagagggggaagaatgtaTGTTAGATTTATTAAACGCTATACGGGAGGAGGAAATAAAGCGTAAAGATTGCGAGGAGAGTCTAATGGGATTTGCATTGAAGCCGAGAGGTAATGTCATGGAATGTAGTAACtataggggaattaaactaacagagcatgttTTGAGAGTTTTTGGAGGGTACCAGATGAAAGATTGTAAAGATGGGGAAACGGCATTATGGACTCATGAGAGGAAAAGGGACTACGGATGTCATCTTTATAGTAAGCCAACTACAGGAAAAGaagctagagggaaaccagaagctcttctctGCTTTTGTAGATTAAAAAGGCTTTTCATAGAATTCCAAGAGAAATTTTTTAGAATGGTTATGGTGTTGAACAAAAGAACAAGGATGAAAGTGATAACAGCAGtttgggaaacagaaacctttgaagtcacTGTTGAATCTCACCAGAGGTCAGCATTAGTGCCATTTTTATTTGTGTGGATCATAAGTGTGTTACGTGAAGAAATCAGAAATAAAGAGTAG